Genomic window (Hyalangium minutum):
GCATAGATGGCTGCACGCCCCATCCACCCGGCCAGCTCCTGAGGCGAGAGCCACCCCAGTGCCTCCACCCGGCGGGGGTGGCTCCCCTCTTCGCGAGGGGGGAGCTGGGTCTCCCCGGCCACCTTCACCGGCCAGCGCAGCCGGGGCGCCGCGGCCTCCAGCGCGGCCACGTTCTTCGCCTCGTCCCACAGCCGGCCAGCGGTGAGGATGAAGGGCTCCCGACGGGCGCGCGGCGGAAAGCCGTCGGGGCGCCGGGCGTTGACGATGACCTCGGCCTCCGGCAGCGGGCCATAGTGCTCGCGGAGCGCCCCCAGCATCGCCCGCGTTGGAGCCACCACCTTGCCCGCGGCCCGGAGCCCCCGGGCCACCTCGGCCTGGTAGCGCCTGTACCGCTCGGGCGCGTCCTCCCCTCTCACTGCCCGCCACCAGGAGAGCACGCACGAGTGCCCCACCATGAGTGTGGGGCTGCTCCAGGGCAGCGCCCCGTGGCAGTAGCCGTTGAGGTGCACCACGTCCGGCCGCACCCGCGCCTCCAGTCCGAGCAGCCACTCGCCCGCGGCCTTCACGTCCGCCCACGGCTCGTCCATCCACTCGAGCTGAAAGGTGCTCTGCTCGACGCGCAGGTTCGGCAGGGCGCGCGCCTCGTGCCACTGGCCGGGCGTCAGCGGCGCGCCCAGGGTCGCCAGTGTCACCTCCACCCCCGGGGCCGCGAGGGCCCGGGTGAGCTCCAGCGCATAGGTCCAGACACCGCCGGTCGTCTCGGCGGTCATCAACACCCGGCGCACGCCCGATCGGGACGCAGCTTTAGCCAACATGGGACTCCACGGGCTCTGGAAGGAGGACGAAGAGAGGGGGGATGGCCACCTGACGTGCGGTGGGCCTCATACCGTCAGCCCCCGTGCCTCGAGCTCCGCCTGGGCCTGAGCCACGCGATCGTGCGCCACCTGGCCTCGCAGCCACCCGGCCAGCTCCATGAGCCCCTGGTGGAAGGAGACCTGCGGCGAGTACCCCAGCACCTTGCGCGCCAGCGAGATGTCCGCGATGCAGTGGCGCGCGTCGCCCACCCGGTACTTGCCGGTGATTTCGGGCCGGAGGTGCGGCTTGCCCATCAGCTCGGCGATGGCCGCCGCCGCTTCCCGCACCG
Coding sequences:
- a CDS encoding glycosyltransferase family 4 protein: MLAKAASRSGVRRVLMTAETTGGVWTYALELTRALAAPGVEVTLATLGAPLTPGQWHEARALPNLRVEQSTFQLEWMDEPWADVKAAGEWLLGLEARVRPDVVHLNGYCHGALPWSSPTLMVGHSCVLSWWRAVRGEDAPERYRRYQAEVARGLRAAGKVVAPTRAMLGALREHYGPLPEAEVIVNARRPDGFPPRARREPFILTAGRLWDEAKNVAALEAAAPRLRWPVKVAGETQLPPREEGSHPRRVEALGWLSPQELAGWMGRAAIYALPARYEPFGLSVLEAALAGCALVLGDIPSLREVWGDDAAIFISPTDVEALTEALECLRCEPGRLARLAACARVRALEYGPARMCANYLAAYASLVRMRRGHPVQPEPSSRRQPTL